tggctgtcctagaactttctctgtagtaCAGGCTAGGAACaaacgcagagatcctcaggctcTGAATCCCAAACAATGATATTGGAAGCATGTGCTACCAGCACTTGGCTCAGGAAACACCAGTGTTAATGGAAGCAAGTGGTCAGGCAGTTCTGCTTTCCTTGGTAACCCTGGCCAAGGCAAACACAGGGTTTTTTTCCAAcattaattactaatattaactctcaaGTCACATAATATACAAAACACAGTAAATacatctctctatctatatacacatacatacatacatacgtagaGAACATTGTGCAAGTGCCAGGCCTGGCAATGATACTTTGACCCCTGAAACTTGCAtggtgaaaaaagaaaacaacagatgtcctcagacctccactgGTACTCCAAACCACTTCTgtgccccacctctctctctctctctctctctctctctctctctctctcacacacacacacacacacacacacacacacacacacacacacacacacagaataaaagaagaaataagaagaaatgtAAACTAAGAGAATGGTGAGTTGGAATTATGCATCTCCAATGACAGCTAACGAGTATTTTTGTTCAAATCTGCTATGAATTTATGTGTTCTTATATGTTTGATGTATTGTAATCTATGCTCATCATCATTAATTTTAATCTACtgttatactttaaaatataaaatataaattaaaaaattgagcTACAGAgctaatcagagaattctcaaaagaagaatctcaaatggccgaaagacatttaaggaattgctcaacatctttagtcataagggaaatgtaaatcaaaatgactctgcaGTACCAtttcacacctgtcagaatgactgagttcaaaaacactaataacagcttatgttagagaggatgtggagcaagggaaacactcctctactgttggtgggagtgcaaacttgtacaaccactttggaaatcaatattttgatttctcagaaaattgggaatcaatcttccacAATACCCAGctatactcttgggcatatacccaaggaatgctcaatcataccacaaggacacatgctcaactatgttcatggcagcattatttgtaatagacagaacctgcaacaacctagatgcccctcaactgaagaatggataaagaaaatgtgatacatttacacaatggagtattactcagtggcaaaaaaaaaaaatgacatcacgaaatttgcaagcaaatggatggaactagaaaatttcATCCtaaatgaggtaatccagactcagaaagacaaacatggtaagtattcattcataagtggatactagatgcaaagcaaaggataaccagactacaacccacagctcctgtGAAGCTAGcttaacaaggagaaccctaagagggattcaatggattgccctgggaaagggaaatagatgagatctccatgagtaaactgggggggggggtggcaatggagggtaggggataggggatgagaacataagggaatgcaATGATTGAGCtagaacagagatggagtgggagaacaatgaaagagataccataatagagggagacatcatggggatagtgagaaaccgggtgctagggaagttctcagggatcacaagaatgaccccatcttagactactagcagcaatagtggagagggtgcctgaactggcctacctcaGTAATCAAAtaagtgaataccctaactgtcatcacagagcctttctccagtaactgatgaaagcagatgcagagatccacagccaaacaccaggctgagctccaggagtctaatcaaagagagaagagagggattctatgagcaaggatcatcaagatcataatggagaAACCTGCAGCgacaactaaaccaaactagtgggaactcatgaaatttagaccaacacccgtggagcctacatgggactggtctaggttctctgcataaaagagacaattgtgtagcttgatctgtttcaggggccccctggcagtaggatcaggatccatccctggtgcatgagttggctatttggagctcactacctaGGGTGGAacacctcacccagccttgaggcaaggggagggtgctcagacctgcctctactgaagaCACCAGGtactgctgactctccatgggaggcacTACCtacttgtaggagggaatggtggttgggttgggggaggggaggctaaaggggtaggaagagggaagagaggaatctGTGATAGcactgtaaaataaattaaaaaatttcttaataaaaaatgagtcACGCACTCAACTCTCGGACTAGAGACACCACGTGTTCTCCTATGGCTCCCATCCCTTCTCAGCTCACCTGTGCAGCCTTCTTTCTAAAGACCTGTCTTACAGAAAAGCCTTGGTTAAAGAGCTTGTCGCTTTACTTTTAACTGAATCTAGCCACTTTGAAATCTTTGAGTATCTATCTCTTCCAGGAGAGACTTCATTGCCTACTACTACAGGTCAGAGGGATCCAGATTCCACACCTGTTTAAAGAACCCTTAGAGCTACAAAGGACACAGCGATCATTTATCCCAGAAGCATGCCACATCCTTACACAACTGGATGTCCAGGAAGCCCCCAAGATGGCCCTGACACTCCCCAGTGACTGTGTCAGCATCATCTCTCACTCTGAGCTGATGACCTACACTGATATAATTACATCCTTTACTCACCATTCACAAAGGATTAAGCAGTGTTGTAAGGTGAAATACGGTGCTCTAATGTGTCTTGACATTTTCTGTTTATCATTTACATCTACCAAGAAAATAATTGGAGAGAAACCAGTTATGAAATAGTAAAAGGAGCCAGGCTATTGGCTGGTAGTTTCTGGAAAGTTCTTTTTATTATAGACTTCCCATTGTCTGTCTCCAATCACACTGATGCTTCTGGCGTTATGGAGGCTATAAATTGATTTGTGCATTCAGCCCAGCCAGAGCCAACATGAAGACAGCCATAGTTTTCATTCTGGTGGCTTTGATTGCCATGGAGATAGACAAGGCCTGTGCTCTGTCTTCTCATGAAAGTAAGTGTGTTAAGGGGATCCAAGCTGAAAGAAGAGAGGGACCATAGCACACGAGGGACTGGGGCTTATTTACAACAGGGGAAAGCCAAGTGCCCATTGCTTGGATCAAATTCACTTCTATTGGCCTGTAACAGTGATCCctgcatttcttatttttcttaagagAGAGAGTTGCTTTTCACAGAAGACTGGATAGGTCAGGGCAGCTCATCTAGTTTGGAGATGTGCCTTGAATGTGGGGCTCACTGAAGTTGCTGGGGTATGGTGGGATGAGAGAGGTCTGGCTGTCATTAGAGGGTTATAGCATCTTCTCTGATGTAAAGAAGAGGCTGTGACAGTACTTTCTACTGAGAATGTATAGACTTTGGGGAGGGAGCACACTCCCCCAATGGCCATGGAACACTCAGGCCTAAGAGAGAAACTGGAGCTGGTGAGGGTGAGGGAAGAGACCCAGGTGCAAAGGAGGATATATCATAAACTAGTTTCCTGCAGGTGACCATGCTTTCAGACCTCTAGCATCAATTCTCAGCCTTGTCTTTCTTACTACTTCAGGCTCCATAAACACCATTGTGCATTTCAGGATCACAAAAACCTGGAGCTTGTCCCAAGCTGCCCCCAAATACTGTTGGAACTTGCAATGAGAGATGCTCAGGAGATGAAACATGCCCTGGTAAAAAGAAGTGCTGCAGCAATGGGTGTGCTCATGTCTGCTTGCGACCTGTCTTCAAAGTGAGTATAGTCCTGAGTCTTACTTTCCTATTGTGACAGcttgaccaaggcagcttatagaagaaagagtttattgggggcttacagtttcattgAGTCTtgaccatcatggtgaggagcatggcagcaggcagacaggcatggtactAGAGCAGTAGGTAAAGCCTTACATCTTGACACATGATGATGAAGCAGAGAACAGGCTAACTGGGAATAGTGTGGGCATTTGAAAACTCTAAACCTGTCCCCACAGATACATCTCACCAAACAAGGTCACAGTTCCTGATCATTCTGCAAACCCTCCAACAACTAGGGACGAAGTAGtcaaatatataaatctataggggccattatcattcaaaccaccacatccttTCAAGGTATGTCCAAGAAATAAGTGAATTTCCAAGGACCTTGCTTGGACAGTCCCATATTGAACTGTCCACTGACTGCACGCAAGAATCTGGATGTGTCCAAGAGAAAGGAGTCTAAAGTACATGGCAGCAGGACACTGGGTTACAGGATCTGTGGCCCTCTCCTCTGCAAAGACAGTCCCTCAGAGACTAAAGTGACACAAGTCACAATTACTGAAGTCCACATCATCAGGAACTGGGATGTCTCACTTTTCTTCCCCTCACCAGCCTAGAAGGACAGAGTCTCCCTGAAAACAAAGGTccctgggagggagagaggtaaTGAAATGAGTGGGAGCATTCATTCATTTCAATACCTTATGTACCAGACAGGCAAGTGGTAGAAATGAGATTAAAAGGTAAATGTAACTAGACCAGAGAGATAGGCCTGTGTGTCAGCATGAGCTCTGCACCAGCTTCTACTAAGTTCTAATAATAGTGACTAGCTCCGCCCAGGTGAGGGTGGAGAGATGTCAGAGTGGTGGTCAACGAGGAGAAAGCTTAACTTAGGGTACACAAAGCCCACCAGATGAGGAAGGCAAGTTCAGATGGTGGGAGATATGCTGGCCCTCCTTAGAAGGTGGAGAAATGATTGCCCTGGGTAGTTTTGGTTTCTGGGgtatgggtggtggtggggagataCTACATCAAGGCAAAGATCCAAACAGCAAtgagctgccagacagacagtgAGGGCTTGAACAGCTAGACTCTTCTAAAGAGATGAAAATCATGATAAAATTTGTTTTGTAGAAGGTTGAGAGCTGAGTGGAAGATAAATTCGATGCTTATAAGGATGGCAGATGACCAGCCCCAG
Above is a window of Onychomys torridus chromosome 8, mOncTor1.1, whole genome shotgun sequence DNA encoding:
- the LOC118588722 gene encoding WAP four-disulfide core domain protein 18-like — its product is MKTAIVFILVALIAMEIDKACALSSHERSQKPGACPKLPPNTVGTCNERCSGDETCPGKKKCCSNGCAHVCLRPVFKDS